In Microvenator marinus, one genomic interval encodes:
- a CDS encoding YgfZ/GcvT domain-containing protein — protein MTSKETEVWRGAEVVMHWGDPEAEYQGIRSGVVLVDRDERETWVATGQDVVKLIQGLVTGNVFTLAAEGAGMMTTAVNVKGRFVTDLRLLHILDILILDLEPGQTAAGAVSHFKNHVITEDAKFHDRRSSTARLGVFGPGAAEALEAAGRFSVRLENLAPFHGTSGRIGADGVVVQATPITGGAGFELYVPRESKERIERVLLRSSGMIRAGHLAMERARIEAGIPRFGVEMDEKIIPLEADMNYAIAYDKGCYLGQEVIARLDTRGVPAKLLRRLVIEGQQAPALDSEILHDGKVVGEVRSVAQTGDGAWVAMGYLKRDHNEPGMQVEIGELRAVVAPLSA, from the coding sequence GTGACGTCCAAGGAAACCGAGGTCTGGCGCGGGGCTGAAGTCGTGATGCATTGGGGTGATCCCGAGGCTGAGTACCAGGGTATTCGCAGCGGGGTGGTCTTGGTGGACCGCGACGAGCGCGAGACTTGGGTGGCTACAGGCCAAGACGTGGTCAAGCTGATTCAGGGCCTCGTGACCGGGAATGTGTTCACGCTCGCGGCCGAAGGGGCCGGCATGATGACGACCGCCGTGAACGTCAAAGGGCGTTTTGTGACGGACCTGCGCCTCCTGCACATTCTGGACATTTTGATCCTGGACCTCGAGCCGGGCCAGACCGCTGCCGGAGCTGTTTCGCACTTTAAGAATCACGTGATTACGGAAGATGCGAAATTCCATGACCGCCGCTCGAGCACAGCGCGCCTGGGTGTTTTTGGACCGGGTGCCGCCGAGGCATTGGAGGCCGCGGGACGATTTTCTGTGCGGCTTGAGAACCTCGCGCCATTTCATGGGACCAGTGGACGCATTGGCGCTGATGGTGTGGTGGTGCAGGCAACGCCAATCACGGGCGGTGCGGGGTTTGAGCTCTACGTTCCGCGTGAGTCCAAGGAACGCATCGAGCGGGTGTTGTTGCGTTCGTCTGGCATGATTCGTGCCGGCCACCTGGCGATGGAGCGCGCCCGAATTGAGGCCGGGATTCCAAGGTTTGGCGTGGAGATGGACGAGAAGATCATCCCACTCGAAGCCGATATGAACTACGCAATCGCCTACGATAAGGGGTGTTATCTGGGCCAAGAGGTCATCGCACGCCTAGACACGCGCGGTGTACCCGCGAAGCTTTTGCGGCGCCTTGTGATCGAAGGGCAACAAGCCCCGGCGCTCGATTCTGAGATTTTGCATGACGGAAAGGTCGTGGGAGAAGTCCGGAGTGTGGCGCAAACCGGCGATGGCGCATGGGTGGCCATGGGTTATCTCAAGCGCGACCACAACGAGCCGGGAATGCAGGTTGAAATCGGTGAACTTCGAGCCGTTGTGGCTCCCCTAAGCGCTTG